The Thermovirga sp. nucleotide sequence GAGGAGATCGAGGATCGATTCCAGGAGTTGCTGAAGCAATACGGCATAGCGGACTGAAAAAACAGGGGAAGATTTCAGGGCCAGGGGCTGGGAAGGATGGTCTTTTCGAAGAATGCCAGGGCGTACCTGTCGGTCATGCCCGAGATGTGATCCATCGCTGATAGGGCGAGGTCATCGGTACTACAGTTTTCGGCCGGGTTATCCAGGAAGTGGGCGAAAAGTGTGGATAACACATGGTCGACCCGGGGTTCCTCACGGAGTACTCTCTCCGAAGCATAGACTCGGTAGTAAAGGAAAGAACGGAGTTCCTCGACGGCCTCCAAGAGGTCGTCGTCCATGCGCACCCCGTCACAGCCACTGTTGGAGACGATGCTTTCGACCATTCGGCCTATCCGCGCTCCGTGGGTTGCACCTAGTTTTAGCATGACCGAAGAGGGGATATCCTCGCTTTTCAAGATACCCGCCCTGAGAGCATCGTCCAAATCATGGTTAAGGTAGGCGATTGAATCGGATATACGCACGACCTTGGCTTCATTGGTCAGGACCGGTTCTCCCCCGGAAAAACCTTCCCGGACATCCACCATCCCCTTGGAGTGTTTCAGGATCCCATCCCGCACCTCCTTAGACAGGTTCAAACCCCGCCCGTCCTTTTCGAGACAGTCGACCACCCTGAGGCTC carries:
- a CDS encoding deoxyguanosinetriphosphate triphosphohydrolase, which produces MSKETPRIRWERIERAILEHCAAFSDESRGRMREEPLCPVRTIFQQDRDRIIHSKAFRRLKHKTQVLLLPEGDHYRTRLTHTLEVCQVARTISRTLGLNEDLTDAIALGHDLGHTPFGHMGEKVLDRIARENGLGGFSHARQSLRVVDCLEKDGRGLNLSKEVRDGILKHSKGMVDVREGFSGGEPVLTNEAKVVRISDSIAYLNHDLDDALRAGILKSEDIPSSVMLKLGATHGARIGRMVESIVSNSGCDGVRMDDDLLEAVEELRSFLYYRVYASERVLREEPRVDHVLSTLFAHFLDNPAENCSTDDLALSAMDHISGMTDRYALAFFEKTILPSPWP